The DNA window ATTTGTTAATTCATATTCTAACCATTCATgtaatttttcttcttttgttaattctttcttttcattattcATAAAATCATTTCGatttgataataattcatCGTTATGTTGATTTGTTTGTATTAAcatgtttttattatctttctcttttttttcactTCTTTCACCTTGTCTTTGTCCTTCTCCTTCTCCTTCTTCCTCTTCTATTTCTTCtcctttttcttcattattattattattattattattattattatgattgtCGTTTATTCCACTCATACGAATAGCATCTTCTTTAGGTTTTAAGGTAGTATCATTCATAttgtacatattattattaccactattcatttgattattattaaaccATGCACTTTCTTCATAATTGATAGGAATATTATTTGGGTCATCATAATTGAAAGGTTTAAAACCTAAAggattattatatgaatttaaaGGGGGTTCCCTTTGCATATTTATTAAactatttacatttttagtAAGAAccacattattatttgtagtttttgatatattcatatttttattaaatgacatattcttcatttcattattcatatgaagAGGATTTACcatcatattatttgttacattcatcatattattaGGATGATTCATATTTGGAGGTAAAACCATACCATCagtatttatcatattattatttatcatattattgttTATCATACTATTACTTCTTAATGAAGTAGGATACATGGGTGGAATCGAATTTCTATTTATTACAGTGCTATGAAAATTAGGGGGAGGTGGATTAAGAGATGGGGTATTTTCATTTGCATAAGGTGGAGGAAcaatcattttgtttttatttatatctgtATCTGGTGGGGgtggtatattattatttgacataatatttatatttgcttgattattcatattactattttctatatttttatctttcatATCAAATTCGATAAAGGTATTATTCATAAGTCCAACTTGAGATTGtctatttatcatatttggattatttatcatatttggattatttatcatatttggattatttatcatatttggattatttatcatatttggattatttatcatatttgaattatttatcatatttggattatttatcatatttgaattatttatcatatttgaattatttatcatattaatatgattatatgGCATACCTGTTGTATTAcccatattattaattttcatttgtttATCATTaggaattaataataaattttttctattaatattaaaaaatctaTTATCTGTATTGGGTGGAGGTGGtatgatattattactaGCATCTATGTGTGTTGTTTGTAaattactatttttttttaaaggatTAAAAAAATCTTTCTGATCATCTTGTGGTAtcatgtttatattattattaatagggTGGTTATTAACTCCATTTATAGATCCttcattatacatattatttttaaatgtatgaccactcatattattactattattaaaatttatcatattaaatggtgtattattcatattattcatattgttgttatttggtttatttgaattaagaaagtttttcatattacccatcatatgattatttgtatagtttttaaaattattatttgtattaccatctatataattatcctcattattatcattataatttttttcatcagtATTCATTTCTTGTTCaacattcattttattataatacataaaattattatcatcatgtatatttccttttaacatattattattctgtccatttacatttttcatattctttatgtttttcattttattatctttagattttatattttttctattactCATTTTTTGATCATAAGGtacattattaaaatttttacttttataattatcttttttatttggatgatatatattagatgTATATTCGTTATCTCCATTTCCTTCTATTTCATAatctttatcattttcttcttcatatgTTGATctatttcttctttcttGTTCAtaccctttttttttataatcatatttattattatattgataagattcagatatataataatctcCATCGTATTCATTTTGCATATctctttcttcttcatttatttcatcattttgtATTTCTCTTTCTTCTTTTGTATCATTTTCATGATCATCATTAGCATCATCATGAGTAGCATTTTTTATAGTACTTCCATGATGAGGGtgataattatttaagtGACTATCtcttttatcatcatatCTATAACTTGATTGTCTGTTTTTTTTGATTCCTTCAATACTTTTTCTACTGTATTTATTGTTATAAGATTTGTCTCGACTAGCACTTCTACTTTTATTTCTCCCATAAAAATCTTTTTTGTTATAACGagaatatttatcatttgaaGAATctgaataataattatcattattatatttattactcATTCTTTTGTTATTAATTTGTGATACATCTCTATGTcttgatttatatttataacttGATGATCTTCTATTATCATATGAATTTCTTTCATGTGATGTATAactattatcatcatattttttatcatgaTTATTggtattttttccttttcttttttcttcatattttttattataataataataatcacttctattattatcattacttCTTTTTctagaatattttttttcttcatatttatcggaagtttttaattttttttttattttttcatcatcataatttttatgttcatatcttttattcatattgttatcattttttgaatattcatCATCTTTTTTATCATGGTTTTTTCGATTCTCATATAtactattatcatttttacgttcatattttttggaGCTTCTTTTGTCATCGTCTTTCTTTCTATAACTATCATCCCTTTTCTTGTCACCATTACTTGTTATTATATCTGAACCTTTGTGTTTACTTTTTGatttatcatcatatttattagtaCTTTCATTATCGTCGTATTTATTATTGTTCTGATGATGActactttttcttttcatttcatttcacgtggaataaatataaagttatatattattctttttaaattttatagtaaataaattgatatatgtttataaatattatatatatatatatagtatatatttatataacaatatatttttatttttatttttattttaatattaatttatttcatttcgGTTTCCTTTAAGATcccttttataatattctacataaatattaaacaaaaatatttatcattatatatatatatatatataaatatataattatttttaacatgtaaaataattatatatatggaatcaaaaatattttttttttttaaaaggaaaatatataaatatataaataatataaataatataaatataattttattgttttatgttatatatttccttataaatttatttctcTTTAGCATTTCTcatctttaaaatataaataataaaaaatattatatattgttatatttttattttatattccatatatatatataaaataaacttttttttttatgatgaaATTTTGgcctcattttttttttttttttttttcccttcttttatttgaaataaatatatataaatttaatgttaataataataaaattatatataaaaaataaagtattaaactatatatatatatatgtaatatatatgtaatatattagttcatatatacattatattatatatatataacataatatacataatttttgttGTGTTACGCTTTTAttaagggaaaaaaaaaaaaaaaaaaaaaaaaaaaaaaaaaaaaaaatttttaaatataataacaaaaaaattgatatattatttcattccAAGATATAACATCAAAgggaatatttttaaaaaatataaaaattaattaaaaaatataaccttatatgaataaaatatactttctatataattacatatttatttatatattttatttatcttgttaaaaaaattacctttttatttttaatgtaaaataaaaataaattataatcttTATAAATTATGTAGAAACAATATttgtcaaaaaaaaaaaaaaaatatatatatatatatatattattaatatgatataatgtaaataaataaataaatataaatttatatatatatatatatatatatgttgatttatttattttccagATTTGGTAAAAAATTTGTATAGtagaaataagaaatatcctttaaatatatttcagaAGAATCTGGTAgattttttataaacttaGAAGGAGATCCAGAATATTTTGAGAAAGGTGATATAATAGTATCATTAGGTATGACtgtattttgttttattattacattatcttttattattactctTTCTCCAATTATAGAATTATTACCTATATAGACATTATTTCCAATATATTTTGCTTTTATTATACACTTATTAccaatatatacataattaccAATAGTTATAGTAATATAAGAACTAGATTCAGATTTCTCACCttccattttattattattaatattattattattattaatattattgttattacttatctcttttgatatattcattttatttataaaacaagGACATATTAATGTATCACATCctataataacatatttacCAATATATAAACTATTCAAGTCTCCACGCAATATTGctctattttttattattgatTTTCCTAACATATGAATATTTCTCATTCCATATAATATTGAATCTTTACTTACCTTATTGCCTGAAGctgttaatatataatctGAACGATTAAATCTTTCAACCTTTTGAAacgttttattattataacactCCAAATAATTATCACTTATGATATTTTCTAACCCCATTCCAACCTCTCTTACTCCAGACATTtggaaataaaatgaaatgaaataaaatgataaatgtattatatatatatatatattatatatatcttatatattacaagTTGTAAATatggacaaaaaaaaaaaaaaaaatcatagtCTTTTTATGAGTTCATAATTTTAATCTTGTTGTATTATATGGATacttgaaaaaataaaaaaatttacttcatttatattttatttttaacaaaatttttcacatatatattatatatatatatatcaatttatgatgttttttatttgtttggtcatatataattgttgtctctctacatatatatttctttttatatttcttatatatatactttaatatgggaaaataagaaatatatatataaatatatatatatataatatatataagtgcatatatttattataaccctaaataaatattcttttgGAATTTTCGtactttttcattttgaaataatatttaaaaaaaaataaaaaaaaaaaaatatatatatataaataaatacatatatgtatatgtatatatgtatatatgtatatagtattttatttatttttttttttttttttgtttctatAATTAGTATGCTTGcgatatttcatttattatgttATACTTATCATGGATGTAATAATTATAGATTAATTTTAAATGCACAACAAATcgtttttaatatatatatatatatatatatatatatatatatagaacatttaaattttataaataaataaaaataattttattttcattttgataAGTAAAAaagtgtattatatatatatatatatatttatatttatttatttatattatatttattggttatattttatcaaaCTTAAAAAGCTAAATAACATTCCAAAAAgtacaaatattattaattaaaaaaaaaaaaaagtaatatattattattgacatattttatattttcatcaacgctgttttttttataaattatataaaacaaacttgtaattataatacttttgttttattatttttaatattcctattatattatataaatattaaaaaaaaaaaaaaaaaaaatggataatACCAAATGCTATGAATATTCTGAAcataatgagaaaaaaaatattataaatgaaaaacaaTATGAAACGAATCCTaatgtagatatatatagatataatagAACATATATGagttatttaaatttatatttctgtattataaattttaaagaaaCAATGTTTATATCAGTCActgatgataataatcaaaTGAATGACTTACAAGTCTCATATCccataaaatatgtaatgataaaaaaaaaaaaacatacttgaaaaaaataaacaaggAACCTTAACATtctaaagaataaaaatataattattattttgtaaagaccaataaataaatatatacatatatatatattatatatatatttatatatatatatattttttttttttataggagGATGCAGACAACACAATTTGTCTAGTGGGGGAGCCTCATTCGTATGGGAATGATATTGCAAGATTATTAggttatattaataaataaataaatgaataaataaatgaaaat is part of the Plasmodium sp. gorilla clade G2 genome assembly, chromosome: 7 genome and encodes:
- a CDS encoding dynactin subunit 5, putative, with the protein product MSGVREVGMGLENIISDNYLECYNNKTFQKVERFNRSDYILTASGNKVSKDSILYGMRNIHMLGKSIIKNRAILRGDLNSLYIGKYVIIGCDTLICPCFINKMNISKEISNNNNINNNNNINNNKMEGEKSESSSYITITIGNYVYIGNKCIIKAKYIGNNVYIGNNSIIGERVIIKDNVIIKQNTVIPNDTIISPFSKYSGSPSKFIKNLPDSSEIYLKDISYFYYTNFLPNLENK